The following nucleotide sequence is from Bacteroidota bacterium.
CCGATGGCGCGCTTTGGATTATCGACTGGTACAACCTGATTATACAGCACAATCCTACGCCACCGGGATTTGAATTAGGAACGGGCAACGCATACGAAAACGAACTGCGCGATAAACAACACAGCCGTATTTATCGCATCGTGTACGACGAAGCGCCGGCGGCCCAAACCACAAATCTTGTTGATGCTTCGCCAGCGAAACTCGTTGCAACCCTCAAGCACGATAACCTTTTCTGGCGTATGATGGCGCAGCGGCTCCTCGTTGAACGCGGCCAAACGGATATCTTGCGGGACCTCTACGCGCTTGTTGAAGACGTACGCACCGACAAAATCGGACTGAATGCCGGCGCAATCCATGCGCTTTGGACCCTGCACGGACTCGGAGTATTGGACGGCAAAAACACTGAGGCACTGGCCGTGGCAACGCAGGCGTTGCACCATCCTTCGGCCGGCGTCCAGCGTGCTGCACTTATGGTCCTTCCGCGAACCCATCACCTGCTCGATGCCATCCTCCAGGCCGGCATGTTACCCGACCCAGCTGTGCCCGAAGGCATGAGCTACACGGTAGGCATCGGCCAAATGGATACTGCAGATCCCCGCCTTCGTCTGGCGGCCTTGCTTGCGGTGGCTGATATGCCATACTCGGAGTATGCCGGAAACGCTGTGGCCGATTTGATCAGTGTGCCGGATAATATGAACGACAAAGGCATCCGCACAGCGGCGATGGCTGCAGGATTACAACACAATGCCGCGTTTCTCGTTCGCGCCTCCCAAATACAGCCCAGATCGGACACGACGTATACCAAACATCTCGAAACCGTCCTCAACGTAGTAGCAAAACGCGCCGTGACGGCCGGCATGACCAGCGACCTCCTGCCGTTAATTGACGCATTATTGCAACCGGCGGAAGCCCCCAATCCACAGCTGGTAGAATCCGTGTTAAGCAGCTTGCTCCAGGCAGCCTCCCAGCCGGTTTCGTTACCGACATCGACAACGAAAAAAATTGTAGCGCTACAAACGCAATTGTCAGATGGCTCGGCGCAAAAAAAATCAGAGCAATAAACAAAGCCGGCTGCATGGGGATGAACTCCCAGTGCAGCCGGCGTACGTACAAAATGTTTGTGCCTGCAGTTAGCGTACCACCGTCATGCGACGTACCGCAGTGCCGAGTGGCGTAGTCAGTCGACAGATATACATGCCACTCGCCAGACCACTTGCATTGAAGGTAACCGTGTGTTTGCCGGCAGACATACTGCCCTGGGCAAGCACTTCAACCTGTCGGCCCGTCATGTCGTACACGGCTACATTGGCGCGCATCGTTGTTGGCAGTTCAAACTCAATTCGAGTGCTGCCGGCAAACGGATTTGGATAGTTTTGCTGGAGCGAGAACTTGACGAGGTTTTCGTCTCCCACACCAACAGAGCCTTCTCCATTGTCACCACCATCTCCACCGCCGCCGTCACCGCCATCTCCGCCGCCACCGTCACCGCCATCTCCGCCGCCACCGTCACCGCCATCTCCGCCGCCGCCGTCACCACCATCTCCGCCGCCACCATCTCCACCACCGCCGTCACCACCATCTCCACCGCCGCCGTCGCCGACACCACCATCGCCAGCATCCGGGTCTCCATCATCGCCGGAGGTACCATCGATAAACGCAAACGCGCCAAAATTACCGCCGAAGACAGCTGATGTTGTATCTACATCTAACTCCAGCCAGTTACGCAGCACGGAGCTATACACTTTGCGGAAGTCTGTTGTGTGCACAACGTTACCGCCGCCCGTTGTATTACTGAGATCGGACTCCGTACCGTAGAATCCGCCAGCTACACCATTACCCATCACGATGACGGGCGCTGCTGCGCCATGGTCTGTACCGTTGGAGCTATTTTCTCCGATACGCCGGCCAAATTCTGAGAAGGTCATCATCAAGACGCGATCCGCGTCACCGGTAGACTGCAGATCATCGTAAAATGCCCGCATTGCGCCGCCGAGTTTTTCCATCAACTGCCCGTGGCGCGTTTCCTGGTTGGTGTGCGTATCAAATCCGCCAAGGCCTACCAGGTAAATGTGGGTTTTCATCCCCCCTTTAATCATCCGGGCAACCTGCGAAATGGTATCCGACAACTCGTTGTTGTTTGGATAATCAACGCTATTCGACACACCCGACATTGCATCGCTGATGATGCTGGCATACTCGTAGGAGTCGTTACTGATGGTCCGGGCAAAAGCCAGTTCCTGTCCATAAATCGAGCTCGGCACGTCCTGCTCATCATAAATGCTACCACCATCTGCAAGGCGGGCAAAAATGGAATCGCTCACAATGTTCATACCCATAGGCCCAACGGGACCTTGCATGAGCACCGAAGATGATTTACCAAGCTGTACAACCAGCGGGTAATCTGGTGGATTGAGTGCATAGTTGGGATGCGTTTCACCCATCGTACGGCCAATCCAGCCTGTATTCAGATAATCATCAGCACCACTACCCGTTGCCCAGATATCGGTAGACCGGAAATGTGACAGGGTTGGATCGGGATAGCCAACACCATGAATGATACCCAGATTCCCATCTCCCCAAACGTCTTCAAAGCCGCTAAGCGCGGGATGAAGACCAAAGTCGTTGTTTAGCTTGACTGTGTCATTCGAAGAAATCGAAATACTTGGACGGTTCTGGTAGTAAAGATCATTCGAAATGGGGACCACCGTATTGAGGCCATCGTTACCACCGGTAAGCTGAATGAGTACAAGTATGCGGTCCGTTTCGATGTCGCGGAGGGAGGAGAACATCGAGTGATTCGCATATGCAGAAATAGAAGTATTACCTATCATGAAGCTTGCCGCAGCACCGCCTAAGCCCATTCTGAGCATAAAATCGCGGCGGCTCCAGGTCTGATGGTCAGCTGCATGCGCCTTGCCATCAGAAAGCAAGCTTCCTAGTCGAGAGGTACGGGGATGCAATTTACACATTGATTTATTTCCGTGTATGATTGGCTTAATTGTGTGACGTCGGTTACAGGCCGGCTGCGGCAGGGGATCAGGATTGAAGGTGCAGCGTGCCTGGTCCGAATCAGATTAGTTGGAACTCGGGAAGCTGCGTCAGATAGGTCATGTAACCACGTAGACGGGCATTCGCGACCTGCTCTTCGATATTCCATTCATAGTCTGGCATACCGTCGAGTAGCACTTCCGTCAGGTCGGCATAGTCAGCTTCACTGAGCGTCTGCGGCAAAAAGAAGTCGGCCAACTCCCTGGATAGCGCGTAGGGGTCGTTGGGGTTTGACATCTGCTTGGCGAGCGGAATGAGATTGGCTGACGGATAGTCACCGGAGCCATTGATCATTTCGCTGACGTAGTTCCAGCGGAGGGGAAGCGTACCCGTGGACAACCAGGATTGATAACCCGGCCATCCGGCCACGTTCGGCGGATCGAACAATTTCTGCCCAAGGCGCTCCGCGTTTTCGTGCATTTCTATTTCGCCTGTCTCATCGAGCGTCAGGCCGGCTTCTGCCACAAATCCGTTGAGCAATTCCACCGGACTTTTGTACCGCGCGCCCATAAACGCTGCTTCAAAGAAATGCTCACTGGCAAAGAGGGTGCGGAGCACGGGTGCCAATTCAAAATTGTTGGCCAGTAAAATTGAAGCCATCTCACCGACGATATCCGCATCTTCTACAGCATGCACAAAGAAGCGATAAAGTTCACCGCAAACATGGTGTGCAATCGCAGAGGTGCGTTCTTCAAAGATAATGTCGATGGCCTCATCGTACCCAAATTGTCCGGTTTGGCCAAAAATGGTTTTTGTACCAAAATCGTATCGTTTGTCGTCTACATAATGGCTGAGCGTAGACTCGTTGATGCGCAATCCGGTAAAGCAGCGCGCCAGTTCAGCTATATCGTTTTGGGTGTAGTTTTCCTGGCCGTTCTCGTTCAGGATGCCCATTGTAAAGAGTTCGAGCAACTCGCGGGCATAGTTTTCATTCGGGCCTGCATCTTTGTTCTTGATCGAATCAAGGTAGATGAGCATGGCAGGGGTAATCCCGATTTCATGCGTGAAGTCTTTAAAATTACCCAGCGCGTGCTTACGCAGTACGTCTAGATACTGGAACATGTAAGAGGACAGGTTATAGGCTTTTGCTGCTGCCACAAAGTGATTGCTCCAGAAAAAGGCCATTTTTTCGCGCAGGCCTGAATTGCGCATTTCTTCAAACCAGCCGAAGATCACTTCTTTTTTGTACGTCCCATCGTTTGACCCGTTAGGATACCACGACGGTGGTGCCGGACGGGGCGTATTGATGGCCGTATCTACTACCTGGTTTGCAGCAGTAACGGGATCAAGCGAGAGCACCTGGTCTATTTCTGCTTTGGTTGCCCCAATGGAAGTGCGACGCAACAGGTGTGCGGCTCTCTTTGCATTCCAGGGTTTCTGATTGGAAGGGTTGTAAGGTTCGAGGCCGGCCTTCACCTTCAGGGTGGCAACAGGTTGGCGCTCTTGTTCGGGGCGGGGTGCAAGTTTAGTCAAGAATCCCCGCCGACTTATCTGTTCTGTAGTACCCATGGTCTCACAAAAACGATAAAAGGGATTATGATGATCGCAGAGAAAGGGGGCAGTACGATTGGGGGGATAAAAGCCGTTAAACAACAACTGGGCCAAGAATAAAAAAAGCCCCAAACTGCGTAATTTTGGTGTTTGTATTGCGCGGGCTGGCTGGTTACGAAGGGCCTAATCAGCCAATATCACTTTGTATCTTGAATAGAGAATGGCGCACCGGTGGCTGCCGCCTGAAAGTAAAGGCCTGCTTAAAATTTGCGCATGGGGTGTGCAGACCTTTTATTTAAGGTTTGTATCGGATTTATGTTGATTCTTTTTAAACCGCAGCCCATCCTCGGGGTTATGTGGTGTTTATAATTAGGCCCTTTCAACTGCCCTGGAACGATTTGTATTGTCGCCGGCTACGCAAGCAACTTCAAATTGAACGACATATCCACGAACGATTTACCAACGATTTACAAAGCTAGATCACCCGACCGAAGAGGCTACATGTCCAGCGAAAAGAGAAAAAAACCATCCGACTCGGCCGCAGCAAAAAAAACTGCGCGGAAGAAAGAGCCAAAACCAGGACAACGCTTTTGGTTTGAAGTCTTCTCCCTGTGGTTTATGAACGAGATTGTCTTCATCATCCTCCCCATCGTTGTCATCCTGCTTATTGATATTGCATTCAGTACGCAAATTCAGACCGTTCTCCTCCTCCCTGAATGGAGCTTTGCAGCGATTGTGCTTTATGGCGTATCCATTAGCAACACCATAGAATTGAAAGCGAAGTACCACAACGACTTCTCCCCGCGCCTGTTTACAGGTACGAAGGCGTTAACGATTCTGTTGATCGGAGCCGTTATCACGCTCACACTCGCAGTGTTACGGGAAAATGGCGTCGAAATAAGCGGTCAGTTTGTCTTCATAGCACAGATTGTCCTGTTTACGCATGCTTTGCTCAGCGTTCTGTTTGTTGTATTTGCGCGTCAGGAGCAGCTATGGTTGCCCCAGCGCTACCCGGAACGCTTTACGGATCAGGAACTGATGCAGTACATCGTACACCTGACCAAAGATGCTGACCAAACCCTGGGCCGGCTTCGGTTTGCCCTTGAAGAGACTGGATTCAACAGTTCTAAAATCCATCCGCGCGACGAAGCGTATTTCTCGTTTTTCATCGATGAAATTGAAAAGTCTATCGGACAGATAAAAGATCGGTGGGTACCGGCAAAAGGCCAGCAAGCGGATACGGTGCGCCCGGATCGACCGCAGTTGCCTCCCGTTCAGGAAGTACGCCGAGAAATGGCCGGCGGCTGATCAAAATTTACCACACATTAAAAAAGAGCAGCGGCCTGGCCGCTGCTCTTTTTTTGTAGCCCATAATTTTTTCCGCCCTGCCATCTTTATCCCCAGACAAGCGTCAAAAGACAAAAAAAATGCGGTCCCTGTATGCTAACCACCATTATACATACAGCGAGACCGCATTCCTTCATAGCATTATAGCTGCTGTTAATACACACCTTGCAGCATGCATACACACCATGATTCAGTTTTTATCAAAAAAAGTCGACTTTTGGATCTATATCTCTAAAAGTGGCTCCAATTAAATCGACCAAACTAACTTTTTAGCACCTTTTCGACGCTTTCCCAATACCGCCGGCTGAGTTTAAGCTCTTTACCATTCTTCAGCAGGATGATATAATCACCATGGAAATAAGGTTTGAGCTCACTGATGCTATCAATACGCACAATACTCGACCGGTGAATGCGTACAAATTGAGCGGGGTCCAGCTTCTCCAGCATACCACTCATCGTTTCGCGCAACAGGTGTGACTTGCCGTCAATGTGAATCGATACATAGTCGCCGGCCGCCTCAATCCAGTCGACATCCTCAACACGGAGAAAATACATCGACTGCCGGTTCTTGATCATGATGCGTTGCAGGTATGATGTATCGGCTTCAACACTTGGGCTGGCTGGCGTTTCATTGCCGGCTACAAGCGCAGCCAGTCGCGCCCCAAGTTCGCCCACCTGTTGCTGCTTGATCATCACCCGTACCCGTTCGAGGGCTTGCTCGAAGCGTTCATCGTCGAATGGTTTGAGGAGATAATCGAGGGCCTGCGCTTCAAAGGCCCGCAGGGCGTATTGGTCATAAGCGGTTACAAAAACCACAACAGGCATGTTTGCCGGCCCAATCGTCTCAACAACTTCAAACCCATTCATCACCGGCATCTGGATATCAAGAAATACCAGATCAGGTTTTGTATTGGCTATTGCCTCAACTGCTTCTTGCCCATTCTCGCAGACAGCAACCACTTTTATATCCTCGTGATTGTCGAGCAAGAGCTGCAGCGTATCTCGGGCAAGGCCCTCATCGTCTACAATCACCGCGCGAATTTCAGACATTTATCTCTATTGTTTTATTAAGCAGCGTTTTTTCGCCTGCTACCCTTTCAGTCTATCGTATGCTGCACGGGAATGGTAAGCTGAACCAGCAATCCCCCATCTGGAACGTTATGCAGGGTTACCTGCTGATTATCGCCGTACAATCGCTGCATTCGTTCGATAGAGTTGGATAATCCAACCCCTTTTCGGGCCGTCTCGATTTTTTCGATGCCTGGCCCATCGTCCTGAACGTCGAGCACCAATTGATCGTGCGTGATGGTTGCACGAATGATAATCTGCCCACCATCGCTATGCGGTGCGATGCCATGGTGAATGGCGTTCTCTACAAGGGGTTGCAGGATCAAGTTGGGGACATAAAGCCCAAGGGCCTCTGGGTCAACATCTTTTTGTACCACCAGACGATCCTGAAACCTGATTTTCTCGATCTCCAGATAGCGGTCGAGGAAATCCAGTTCTTCTTCGAGTTTGATTTGCTGGGTCCCTTGATTTTCCAATGCAAGCCGCAAAAAATCACCTAGCCGGCCCAGCATTTTGACTGCCGTACCATTTTCATTTTTACGCACCAGCGCTGCTACCGAATGCAGGGTGTTAAAAAGAAAATGTGGATTGAGCTGCATCTTAAGGGCCCGCAAATTTGCCTGGGCCAGTTGCAATTCAAGTTGCGAAGCCTGCCGCTCCTGCTTTAGAAACCGCATGTAGTAATCGAACGCGTTGTAAAACCCGAGCACGGTCCAGAATGCGAGAGCGTTTACGTGCATTCGTGAGGTAAAATGTACTTCGTACAAGGTGAGGTTCATGGTTTCATGCAATCCTGTAACACGAAACAGTACCAGGTTAAGGAGTGCGTGTATCCCAAGAAAAGCCAACATTGCCGGAATGTATACTGTCGGAATCAACACTTTCCACGATTCTTCGTTTACGGGAAACCGTTGCGCCAACTTGATAATGAGCGGCGTAAAAATCGCCCATGCGTACCACCAAGGTAGCGTGCTTACAATTCCGTATAGCCAGGAGACAGGCTGCGCCGTTACAATCAGGTTCAGGTGATAGTAACTAAGGGCTGTAAGCGCA
It contains:
- a CDS encoding DUF1800 domain-containing protein, which translates into the protein MGTTEQISRRGFLTKLAPRPEQERQPVATLKVKAGLEPYNPSNQKPWNAKRAAHLLRRTSIGATKAEIDQVLSLDPVTAANQVVDTAINTPRPAPPSWYPNGSNDGTYKKEVIFGWFEEMRNSGLREKMAFFWSNHFVAAAKAYNLSSYMFQYLDVLRKHALGNFKDFTHEIGITPAMLIYLDSIKNKDAGPNENYARELLELFTMGILNENGQENYTQNDIAELARCFTGLRINESTLSHYVDDKRYDFGTKTIFGQTGQFGYDEAIDIIFEERTSAIAHHVCGELYRFFVHAVEDADIVGEMASILLANNFELAPVLRTLFASEHFFEAAFMGARYKSPVELLNGFVAEAGLTLDETGEIEMHENAERLGQKLFDPPNVAGWPGYQSWLSTGTLPLRWNYVSEMINGSGDYPSANLIPLAKQMSNPNDPYALSRELADFFLPQTLSEADYADLTEVLLDGMPDYEWNIEEQVANARLRGYMTYLTQLPEFQLI
- a CDS encoding PVC-type heme-binding CxxCH protein, giving the protein MNPIDMTWDERGRLWVVETLDYPNTFTPDRKGQDRIKILEDTDGDGRADEITIFAEGLNIPTSLVLANGGVIVAQAPDMLFLKDTDGDDKADVQEVLFTGWGIADTHAGPSNLRYGFDNQIWGAVGYSAFNGSVHNQDSLRFGQALFRFAPNAASIEHMATFNNNTWGLTLSEDGYVFGSTANGNPVLHAAIPEQYYQRLLENKKPYVLSSIADDASFFPIAPKVRQVDWHGKYTAGSGYELYTARAFPSAYWNRIGFIGGPTGHLLGKFIHETDGSGFKAHNDWNMVASRDEWFSPIQMRVGPDGALWIIDWYNLIIQHNPTPPGFELGTGNAYENELRDKQHSRIYRIVYDEAPAAQTTNLVDASPAKLVATLKHDNLFWRMMAQRLLVERGQTDILRDLYALVEDVRTDKIGLNAGAIHALWTLHGLGVLDGKNTEALAVATQALHHPSAGVQRAALMVLPRTHHLLDAILQAGMLPDPAVPEGMSYTVGIGQMDTADPRLRLAALLAVADMPYSEYAGNAVADLISVPDNMNDKGIRTAAMAAGLQHNAAFLVRASQIQPRSDTTYTKHLETVLNVVAKRAVTAGMTSDLLPLIDALLQPAEAPNPQLVESVLSSLLQAASQPVSLPTSTTKKIVALQTQLSDGSAQKKSEQ
- a CDS encoding LytTR family DNA-binding domain-containing protein, coding for MSEIRAVIVDDEGLARDTLQLLLDNHEDIKVVAVCENGQEAVEAIANTKPDLVFLDIQMPVMNGFEVVETIGPANMPVVVFVTAYDQYALRAFEAQALDYLLKPFDDERFEQALERVRVMIKQQQVGELGARLAALVAGNETPASPSVEADTSYLQRIMIKNRQSMYFLRVEDVDWIEAAGDYVSIHIDGKSHLLRETMSGMLEKLDPAQFVRIHRSSIVRIDSISELKPYFHGDYIILLKNGKELKLSRRYWESVEKVLKS
- a CDS encoding DUF1501 domain-containing protein; its protein translation is MCKLHPRTSRLGSLLSDGKAHAADHQTWSRRDFMLRMGLGGAAASFMIGNTSISAYANHSMFSSLRDIETDRILVLIQLTGGNDGLNTVVPISNDLYYQNRPSISISSNDTVKLNNDFGLHPALSGFEDVWGDGNLGIIHGVGYPDPTLSHFRSTDIWATGSGADDYLNTGWIGRTMGETHPNYALNPPDYPLVVQLGKSSSVLMQGPVGPMGMNIVSDSIFARLADGGSIYDEQDVPSSIYGQELAFARTISNDSYEYASIISDAMSGVSNSVDYPNNNELSDTISQVARMIKGGMKTHIYLVGLGGFDTHTNQETRHGQLMEKLGGAMRAFYDDLQSTGDADRVLMMTFSEFGRRIGENSSNGTDHGAAAPVIVMGNGVAGGFYGTESDLSNTTGGGNVVHTTDFRKVYSSVLRNWLELDVDTTSAVFGGNFGAFAFIDGTSGDDGDPDAGDGGVGDGGGGDGGDGGGGDGGGGDGGDGGGGDGGDGGGGDGGDGGGGDGGDGGGGDGGDNGEGSVGVGDENLVKFSLQQNYPNPFAGSTRIEFELPTTMRANVAVYDMTGRQVEVLAQGSMSAGKHTVTFNASGLASGMYICRLTTPLGTAVRRMTVVR
- a CDS encoding histidine kinase — translated: MEAAISLPVVPWNWPKWRKWTLYFALWSIPALTALSYYHLNLIVTAQPVSWLYGIVSTLPWWYAWAIFTPLIIKLAQRFPVNEESWKVLIPTVYIPAMLAFLGIHALLNLVLFRVTGLHETMNLTLYEVHFTSRMHVNALAFWTVLGFYNAFDYYMRFLKQERQASQLELQLAQANLRALKMQLNPHFLFNTLHSVAALVRKNENGTAVKMLGRLGDFLRLALENQGTQQIKLEEELDFLDRYLEIEKIRFQDRLVVQKDVDPEALGLYVPNLILQPLVENAIHHGIAPHSDGGQIIIRATITHDQLVLDVQDDGPGIEKIETARKGVGLSNSIERMQRLYGDNQQVTLHNVPDGGLLVQLTIPVQHTID